GCTGGCACAAGGCGCAGCCGGGGTTGCAGCGGTTTGAAGCACTGACAGGGCTCATTTATGCCGGCCTTGCGCTCGAAGGCATGGGCAAACATGTAAAGCCTGCCGTGAAAGCTTTGGGCCGCGAATGTCAGGCGCGGATCGATGCTGAAGGCGGGATGCCGTCGCGCAATCCGGAAGAACTTCTGGAAGTCTTTACATTGCTCACCTGGGCAAGTGCCGCTTTGACGGATGCGGATCAACCGCTGACCGCCCCGCATCAGGTGGCGATAGAACGGATCGCGCCGACTTTGCGCACCTTGCGCCATTCCGACGGGGGATTGGCTCGGTTTCATGGAGGTGGTCGTGGGCTGGAAGGTCGTTTGGATACGGCTTTGGCTGCCAGCGATGTGAAATCTCGGCAAGCCGATGGTCTGGCGATGGGATTTGCACGGCTGTCTGGCGGGCGGACCTCGGTGATCGTGGATGCAAGTTCTCCGACCATTGGCGAAGAATCCCAGAACGCCCATGCCTCAACGCTGGCCTTTGAGATGACCAGCGGTCGGAGGCCCGTGATTGTGAACTGCGGCTCTGGCGTGAGTTTCGGCGAAGACTGGCGGCGCGCTGGGCGGGCGACGCCAAGCCATTCGACAGTGGCCTTGGATGGATTCAGCTCCGCGCGATTGGGCGAAAGTGGCCGGGGTTGGCGGGATGAACAGCTGATTGACGCACCCAGAGAAGTGCCGATCCAGATGAGCCCCGTCGCAGATGGCATCCGCTTTGAAGGTGGTCACGACGGTTTTGTCGCAACCCACGGTCTGACCCATGCACGCACTTTGGAGCTGACATTTGATGGGCGCGGCCTGGCGGGCGAAGACTTGCTCTTGGCCTTGCAAGACAACGCGAAACGCCAATTTGACCGCGTGATGGACGCCAAAAAGCTGCAAGGCATCCCCTATCAAGCGCGATTCCACCTGCATCCGGACGCAAGTGCCGAGATCGATATGGGCGGGGCTGCGGTCTCTGTTGCACTGAAAAGCGGGGAAATCTGGATATTCCGCCATGATTCCGGCGCGCATTTGTCTGTGGAACCGTCAGTTTATTTAGAAAAAGGCCGATTAAAGCCGCGTGCGGCCAAACAGATAGTTTTATCTGGGGTCGCGATGGAGTATGCGACGCGCATCCGGTGGTCTCTGGCCAAGGCGCAGGACTCTGCAATGGCGATCAGGGATCTTCACCGGGAAGAGCTTGACCTGACCCATTGAACGGACCCCAAAACCGATGACCGACCTGACGCCGATCCGCCGCGCCCTGATTTCTGTATCTGACAAAACGGGGCTGATCGAGCTCGGAAAGTCCCTTAGCGATCGTGGTGTAGAGCTGCTGTCTACCGGTGGGTCCGCGAAGGCGCTGCGCGATGCTGGGCTGACGGTTGTGGATGTGGCGGATGTCACAGGCTTTCCGGAAATGATGGATGGCCGCGTAAAGACGTTGCACCCGAAGGTGCACGGCGGCCTTCTGGCGCTGCGCTCTAACCCAGAGCATGTGGCCGCCATGGAAGAGCACGGCATTGGCGGCATCGATCTGCTTGTCGTGAACCTCTATCCGTTTGAGGCGACAGTGGCCGCAGGTGGCGACTATGAGACCTGCATCGAGAACATCGACATCGGCGGCCCGGCTATGATCCGCGCGGCCTCGAAGAACCACGATGACGTGGCGGTGATCGTGGACGTGCAGGATTATGATGGCCTTCTGGCGGAACTCGATGCCAATGACGGCCAAACCACCTATGCGTTCCGCAGCAAACAAGCCCAGATCGCCTATGCGCGCACCGCGGCCTATGACGCGGCTGTGTCCAATTGGATGGCCTCGGCAATTGGCGAAGAAGCCCCGCGTCGCCGCGCGGTTGCGGGCGAGCTGGTGCAGACTCTGCGTTATGGCGAGAACAGCCACCAGCAGGCGGCGTTTTATACCGATGGCTCCGGTCGTCCGGGTGTTGCGACAGCTCAGCAGTTGCAGGGTAAGGAGTTGTCCTACAACAACATCAACGACACCGATGCGGCGTTCGAGCTGGTCGCCGAGTTCGCGCCAGAGAACGGTCCGGCCTGCGCGATCATTAAACACGCGAACCCTTGTGGCGTGGCCGTTGGAGCGACACTCGTGGAAGCCTATCAAAAGGCCTTTGACTGCGACCGCACCTCGGCCTTTGGTGGCATTGTTGCTCTGAACCAGCCGCTGGATGCCGAAACCGCGACCAAGATCGTTGAGATTTTTACCGAGGTCGTGATTGCTCCGGGTGCGTCTGATGAGGCGAAAGAGATCTTTGCGGCCAAGAAAAACCTGCGCCTTTTGCTGACCGAAGGTCTGCCGGATCCAAAGAAACCGATCATGGCTTACAAACAAGTCGCGGGCGGCATGTTGATCCAAGACAAGGACGTGGGTTCTGTTGCCAAGGAAGAGCTGAAAGTCGTTACCAAGAAAGCACCGACCGACGCACAGATGGCCGATCTACAGTTCGCTTGGAAAGTCGCGAAACACGTGAAATCCAACGCCATTGTTTACGTCAAAGACGGCGCAACCGTCGGCGTTGGCGCAGGCCAGATGAGCCGCGTGGACAGCGCCAATGTCGCCGCTGCCAAGGCGGAACGCATGGCGGCGGAGCTGGGTCTGGACGAAAGCCTCGCCAAAGGCTCTGCAGTTGCATCTGACGCCTTCTTCCCATTTGCCGACGGTCTGCTTGAGGCCGCCGCAGCGGGTGGCACCTGTGTGATCCAACCGGGCGGCTCCATGCGCGACAATGAGGTGATTGCCGCCGCTGATGAGGCCGGACTCGCAATGGTCTTTACAGGCATGCGTCACTTCCGCCACTAAGGGCGAGGCGACAATTAAGGGGCGGCAGATGCGGCTGGTATTTTGGATCGGATTTTGGATTTTCCTGCTGGATCAGGCGTCCAAATTCTATGTCGTCCATATGCTGGAACTGGATCGCGTCACGCGGATCGAGGTCTGGCCGCCCTTCCTGAACCTTCATATGGCCTGGAACACCGGCGTGAATTTCGGCCTTTTGGCCGGAAACAGTGACGTGGCGCGTTGGGCATTGATCTTTGTGGCGCTGACGATCTGTACCTTTGTGATCTATTGGATCTGGCGGG
This is a stretch of genomic DNA from Cognatishimia activa. It encodes these proteins:
- the lspA gene encoding signal peptidase II; protein product: MRLVFWIGFWIFLLDQASKFYVVHMLELDRVTRIEVWPPFLNLHMAWNTGVNFGLLAGNSDVARWALIFVALTICTFVIYWIWRDRPQLKGLISAGLLIGGALGNVVDRFIYGAVADFLNMSCCGFDNPYAFNVADISVFIGALGLAFWGGAQKQA
- a CDS encoding heparinase II/III family protein; its protein translation is MFNPDSLSARYTRAMHRFHARLSTRARPATAFTSTPEPRTIGVFAKGRQLLAGNFLFAGHLVVAPETSIWDLDTPDPEFEEDLHGFAWLDDFAAVGDTPCREKAQLWVWRWIDRYGKGDGPGWTPDLTGRRLIRWINHAMLLLQRQDKDQQARFYRSLAQQTIFLSRRWHKAQPGLQRFEALTGLIYAGLALEGMGKHVKPAVKALGRECQARIDAEGGMPSRNPEELLEVFTLLTWASAALTDADQPLTAPHQVAIERIAPTLRTLRHSDGGLARFHGGGRGLEGRLDTALAASDVKSRQADGLAMGFARLSGGRTSVIVDASSPTIGEESQNAHASTLAFEMTSGRRPVIVNCGSGVSFGEDWRRAGRATPSHSTVALDGFSSARLGESGRGWRDEQLIDAPREVPIQMSPVADGIRFEGGHDGFVATHGLTHARTLELTFDGRGLAGEDLLLALQDNAKRQFDRVMDAKKLQGIPYQARFHLHPDASAEIDMGGAAVSVALKSGEIWIFRHDSGAHLSVEPSVYLEKGRLKPRAAKQIVLSGVAMEYATRIRWSLAKAQDSAMAIRDLHREELDLTH
- the purH gene encoding bifunctional phosphoribosylaminoimidazolecarboxamide formyltransferase/IMP cyclohydrolase, encoding MTDLTPIRRALISVSDKTGLIELGKSLSDRGVELLSTGGSAKALRDAGLTVVDVADVTGFPEMMDGRVKTLHPKVHGGLLALRSNPEHVAAMEEHGIGGIDLLVVNLYPFEATVAAGGDYETCIENIDIGGPAMIRAASKNHDDVAVIVDVQDYDGLLAELDANDGQTTYAFRSKQAQIAYARTAAYDAAVSNWMASAIGEEAPRRRAVAGELVQTLRYGENSHQQAAFYTDGSGRPGVATAQQLQGKELSYNNINDTDAAFELVAEFAPENGPACAIIKHANPCGVAVGATLVEAYQKAFDCDRTSAFGGIVALNQPLDAETATKIVEIFTEVVIAPGASDEAKEIFAAKKNLRLLLTEGLPDPKKPIMAYKQVAGGMLIQDKDVGSVAKEELKVVTKKAPTDAQMADLQFAWKVAKHVKSNAIVYVKDGATVGVGAGQMSRVDSANVAAAKAERMAAELGLDESLAKGSAVASDAFFPFADGLLEAAAAGGTCVIQPGGSMRDNEVIAAADEAGLAMVFTGMRHFRH